In Mycoplasmopsis californica, one genomic interval encodes:
- a CDS encoding nitroreductase family protein gives MDFYTKIKNRYSVREYDTSKEISQDDYNKIIDVINSAPNSSNWHSSSVIVVRDKNLLERLGATSKYTGAIKTCSMFLIFLADYNRLNNAQDKYSQSMNIPIILLSHILSLSETLSFKQLWHKT, from the coding sequence ATGGATTTTTATACCAAAATTAAAAATAGATATTCTGTTCGAGAATATGATACTTCTAAAGAGATTTCGCAAGATGATTACAACAAAATTATTGACGTTATCAATTCAGCACCTAATTCATCAAACTGACATTCATCAAGCGTTATTGTTGTCCGTGACAAAAATCTTTTAGAACGTCTAGGAGCAACTAGTAAGTATACCGGCGCTATTAAAACCTGCAGTATGTTTTTAATTTTTCTAGCAGATTATAATCGCCTTAATAATGCACAAGATAAATATTCCCAGAGTATGAATATACCAATCATTCTTCTGAGTCATATACTGTCGCTGTCGGAGACGCTTTCATTCAAGCAACTATGGCACAAGACATAG
- a CDS encoding nitroreductase family protein yields the protein MAQDIAIELGLSTCFLGLTRTIVKELTEILEIKGQAFPVIGLTIGYAKNNGEIKPKMNRVFNDRYDFERLKSDIENYNHKLISHFSKINPDKKAWSYQEATMKSASSYKMDTDLIEDIWGLKLQK from the coding sequence ATGGCACAAGACATAGCGATTGAATTAGGCTTAAGCACTTGTTTTTTAGGTTTAACTAGAACTATTGTTAAAGAATTAACTGAAATTTTAGAAATTAAAGGCCAAGCTTTCCCTGTTATTGGCTTAACAATTGGTTACGCTAAAAACAATGGTGAAATTAAACCAAAAATGAACCGCGTGTTTAATGACCGTTATGATTTTGAACGTTTAAAATCAGATATAGAGAATTATAATCATAAATTAATATCTCATTTCAGTAAGATAAATCCCGATAAAAAAGCATGAAGCTATCAAGAAGCAACCATGAAATCAGCTTCTAGTTATAAAATGGATACAGATCTAATTGAAGATATTTGAGGATTAAAACTTCAAAAATAA
- a CDS encoding AEC family transporter, translating into MGKEVFGGTGTALLQVWNLPYMIGAFSYLKFQYSGQKFTKDQVKPVVKALFTPMLVILYASMILWALQFIPGLNAKLTTNPSDPFNFATDVTKGKQFWEGLLVRFPAIGVIVKAGISIISPLAWIVIGGSLASSNLKKAAVDKDVWITTARMLIIRPLVIFGIIAGLVYLRAINSQTGTLIVVLAACPPAAVTIIFSAAYKHEHTTFTAEVNSLGTLCCLLALPVWTVIAHATYSSIIS; encoded by the coding sequence TTGGGAAAAGAAGTTTTTGGCGGAACAGGTACAGCACTGCTTCAAGTATGAAACCTACCATACATGATTGGTGCATTCTCATATTTAAAATTCCAATATTCAGGTCAAAAATTTACAAAAGATCAAGTTAAACCAGTAGTTAAAGCTTTATTTACTCCTATGCTTGTAATTTTATATGCGTCAATGATATTATGAGCACTTCAATTTATACCAGGCCTAAATGCTAAGTTAACAACTAACCCTTCAGACCCGTTCAATTTTGCTACGGATGTTACAAAGGGTAAACAATTCTGAGAAGGATTATTAGTTAGATTCCCAGCTATAGGTGTAATTGTTAAAGCTGGTATAAGCATTATTTCTCCTCTTGCGTGAATCGTTATCGGTGGTTCATTAGCCAGCTCAAATCTTAAAAAAGCTGCTGTTGATAAGGATGTTTGAATTACAACTGCAAGAATGCTAATTATTAGACCATTAGTTATTTTTGGTATTATTGCAGGTTTAGTATATCTACGTGCTATTAACAGCCAAACCGGAACACTTATTGTTGTTCTAGCTGCGTGTCCACCTGCAGCGGTTACAATTATCTTCTCAGCCGCTTATAAACACGAACACACGACCTTTACTGCTGAAGTAAACTCTCTTGGAACGTTGTGTTGTCTTTTAGCTTTACCAGTATGAACAGTTATAGCACACGCAACATATTCATCAATTATATCTTAA